A genomic stretch from Actinomycetota bacterium includes:
- the trpB gene encoding tryptophan synthase subunit beta: MSGPATSTLPDERGRFGRFGGRYVPEVLVPALDELARAWSSLQDDPEFRGELDALLRDYVGRPTPLTFAARLSEQTGYRVFLKREDLAHTGAHKINNTMGQVLLARRLGKRRIIAETGAGQHGVATATACAMFGLPCVVYMGEEDTRRQAVNVDRMRLLGAEVVSVRSGSRTLKDAINEALRDWAASVQDTHYVVGSVVGPHPFPAMVRDFQRVIGDEARRQFQEADGGLPDAVVACVGGGSNAIGMFTAFVGGGARLVGVEAGGRGSGSGEHCASLSAGRPGVLHGALSYLLQDQAGQVVSTHSISAGLDYPGVGPEHSFLKDAGLAEYTSATDAEALEGFVALARAEGILPALEPAHAIGWLLRRPLPEGSSVLVCLSGRGDKDLETVRAALGGEVPDAVPPGRG; the protein is encoded by the coding sequence GTGAGCGGTCCGGCGACCTCGACGCTCCCCGACGAGCGAGGCCGGTTCGGCCGCTTCGGCGGACGGTACGTCCCCGAGGTGCTGGTCCCGGCCCTGGACGAGCTGGCCCGCGCGTGGTCGTCGCTCCAGGACGACCCGGAGTTCCGGGGGGAGCTCGACGCACTGCTGAGGGACTACGTGGGCCGGCCCACACCGCTGACGTTCGCGGCGCGCCTGTCCGAGCAGACCGGCTACCGGGTGTTCCTGAAGCGCGAGGACCTCGCGCACACCGGTGCACACAAGATCAACAACACCATGGGTCAGGTGCTGCTGGCCCGGCGGCTGGGGAAGCGACGGATCATCGCCGAGACCGGCGCCGGCCAGCACGGCGTGGCCACCGCGACCGCCTGCGCGATGTTCGGATTGCCGTGCGTTGTGTACATGGGGGAGGAGGACACCCGCCGGCAGGCCGTGAACGTGGACCGGATGCGCCTGCTGGGCGCCGAGGTGGTCTCGGTGAGGTCGGGTTCCCGGACCCTCAAGGACGCCATCAACGAGGCCCTCCGGGACTGGGCGGCGAGCGTCCAGGACACCCATTACGTCGTGGGGTCGGTGGTCGGTCCGCATCCGTTCCCGGCGATGGTCCGGGACTTCCAGCGGGTCATCGGGGACGAGGCGCGCCGCCAGTTCCAGGAAGCCGACGGCGGCCTGCCGGACGCCGTGGTGGCGTGCGTCGGCGGGGGATCGAACGCCATCGGGATGTTCACGGCGTTCGTGGGCGGTGGTGCCCGGCTGGTCGGCGTGGAGGCCGGGGGCCGCGGGTCCGGGTCGGGGGAGCACTGCGCGTCGCTCTCGGCAGGGCGTCCCGGGGTCCTGCACGGGGCGCTGTCGTACCTGTTGCAGGACCAGGCCGGCCAGGTCGTCTCGACCCACTCCATCTCGGCGGGCCTGGACTACCCGGGGGTGGGGCCAGAGCACAGCTTCCTGAAGGACGCCGGGCTGGCCGAGTACACCAGCGCGACGGACGCCGAGGCGCTCGAGGGGTTCGTGGCGCTGGCCCGAGCCGAGGGCATCCTGCCGGCCCTGGAGCCGGCCCACGCCATCGGGTGGCTGCTTCGCCGGCCCCTCCCGGAGGGCTCGTCCGTGCTGGTGTGCCTGTCCGGCCGGGGGGACAAGGACCTGGAGACCGTCCGCGCGGCCCTGGGCGGGGAGGTCCCCGACGCCGTGCCCCCGGGGCGTGGCTGA
- the trpA gene encoding tryptophan synthase subunit alpha translates to MADLDLEAALRRRLDVGGRAFVPYVTGGLPSVTTDVLRGLEAAGADAIEVGIPFSDPVMDGPVIQEASQRALEAGATPDRVLDLVGEASVGVPVVAMTYLNPVLALGFDVFLRRAVDVRLAGVLVPDLPVDEAEEWRSACAEHGVASVFLAAPGTDAGRLGLIAEASSGFVYCVSTYGVTGERKVLAQTARDLVESLRPLTDRPLLVGVGVGSPEQAATACEFADGVVVGTALVRKLLEEGPESCLALAAQFRRAIPAGP, encoded by the coding sequence GTGGCTGACCTCGACCTGGAGGCGGCGCTGCGGCGGCGCCTCGACGTCGGCGGCCGCGCGTTCGTGCCCTACGTGACCGGCGGCCTGCCGTCGGTGACGACGGATGTCCTGCGGGGACTGGAGGCGGCTGGCGCTGATGCCATCGAGGTCGGGATCCCGTTCTCCGACCCGGTCATGGACGGGCCGGTCATCCAGGAAGCCTCCCAGCGGGCGCTCGAGGCCGGAGCGACCCCGGACCGGGTGCTGGACCTGGTGGGGGAGGCCTCGGTCGGGGTGCCCGTCGTGGCCATGACCTACCTGAACCCGGTCCTGGCCCTGGGGTTCGACGTGTTCCTGCGGCGAGCGGTCGACGTGAGGCTGGCCGGGGTCCTCGTGCCGGACCTGCCCGTGGACGAGGCCGAGGAGTGGCGGTCGGCGTGTGCCGAGCACGGCGTCGCGTCGGTGTTCCTGGCTGCGCCAGGGACGGACGCCGGACGGCTGGGACTCATCGCGGAGGCCTCGAGCGGATTCGTCTACTGCGTCTCGACCTACGGGGTGACCGGCGAGCGGAAGGTGCTGGCCCAAACGGCCCGCGACCTCGTGGAATCGCTCCGGCCGCTCACCGACCGCCCGCTGCTGGTGGGCGTGGGGGTCGGATCGCCGGAGCAGGCCGCCACCGCGTGTGAGTTCGCCGATGGCGTGGTCGTCGGCACCGCGCTGGTCCGCAAGCTGCTGGAGGAAGGTCCGGAGTCCTGCCTGGCCCTGGCCGCCCAGTTCCGCCGGGCCATTCCTGCCGGTCCCTGA